Part of the Bacillota bacterium genome, TCGTGCGCAACCAGATGCTCCTGCGTCGCGAGGACGTGGTGGTGACTCCCCACAACGCCTTCAACAGCAAGGAAGCAGCCATGCGTATCCTCGAGACCACTGTTGAAAACATCGAGAAGTTCATCGAGGGTCGCCCTCAGAATGTGGTGGTCTAGGCTCGGGTCCGAGTGTCGCGCGGTATCGGGCTATGATCTCTGCGATCTCAGCGACCGCTTGGTCCACCGACTCGTTCACGACGATATGGTCGTACGAAGGCGCGAAGGCAAGCTCCTCGTCAATGCGTGAGGCTCGTGCCTCGAGTTCCTCCTGTGGGCAGTCTGTGCGGCCGGCGAGCCTTTCACGCAGGTCGCGCACGTCTGAGGGCGCGATGAAGATAGACACGCAGGACGGCCACCTTCGCCTGAATTCCTCTCTTCCGTACACGTCGAGGATGATCACGAAATCCGAGGAGGAGCGAATCGCCTCCTCCACCGCTGCCTTGGGCACGCCATAATAGTTTCCATACGTCTTCTTCCACTCGACGAGCTCCCCTGAGTGGATCATTCTCACGAAGGCCTGTTCGGACAGGAAAGTGTAGTCCTTCCCGTCCTCTTCGTCGTCGCGTGGCGCTCTGGTGGTCGCGGTGGTAAGGCGGGCGAGGCCAGGGACGCGCCTTATGAGTTCCCTCACTATGGTCGTCTTTCCCGCGGCGGACGGCGCGGAGATTATGAAAAGCACCGGAATCCTCCTTCCGTGTGTTCACGTCCGGCGGTCTTGCGCGCCGGCTGGATCGAGCAAACCGAGGTGGGCCCGGTTCGGGGCGGTCATGCCATGCTATGAGAAGGAGTTTGCCCCAAACCGGCGAATTTCCTCCAAGGGTGAAACACCATGAGCGACTTTGCATGGAGCCTGCGCACGACTGCGCTCGGGCAGAGCGTGGTTGTGTCTGGCTTTGTACTGCTTTTCACCATGGCTATGGTGGCCTGGCTCCTCGGCCGCGCGCCAAGACCCAAAGCACGGCGGCGCGCAGGCGGTTTCGAGGGCGCTCTGCCCGCAACTCGAGATTCTACGAGCCCGGGCACGGGTTTGGCGACCGAGGTGGTCGATGACGAGGCTGTCGCGGCTATAGCGGCGTGCCTCGCTTGCGCGATGAACGGCCGCTTCGAGGAAGGAGCCGGACCAGTAGGTTTGCCGGCTTCTCTCGTAGCGGCGATCGCCGCGGCGATCATCGCCCGTGGGGAAGCGGACAGTGACGCCCTGTCGGGGCAAATAAGCATCAAGGTCCGGAAAGGAGCTCTGGCATGAGGAAGTTCAAGGTCGTCGTGAACGGAAGGGAGTACAGTGTCGAGGTCATCGAGGAGTCCGAGGCACAGGCGCCTGCTCCCGCAGCGGCAGCGGGGGCTGAAGCGGCAGCGGCGCGGACGGCTTCAGCCGCGCCGGAGCAGGCTCGGGCGGGCGGCGGCCCGGGGGCATCCCGCACCCCATCGGCGGGAGCGCCCGTTTCGTCCGCGGAGGCGCAAGCTCCGGCCCGACGACAGGACGCGCAGGCTGCGCAGGCTGGAACGGTCAGAGGAGTGGAGGCCCCCTTGGCAGGCACGATACTTGCCGTCCGGGTCAGGGAAGGAGACCGCGTGAAGGTGGGCGATGTGCTCGTGACCCTGGAGGCCCTCAAGTTGGAGAACGAGATAGCCTCGCCGTACTCAGGGGTGGTCCGGTCCGTGCCAGTGAAGCCCGGTGACTCCGTCCGGGCGGGCACGGTGCTGGCGACGGTGGAGGAGAGCGCTCCACATTCGAATTGAGGGGGTGGTTGACGTGCACCGAGCAGCCGGCATGGATGTGTCCGTGGATGTGCCCAGCGTCACCTCGAACTCGCGCCGGGCGACCGCGACCCGAGTCAGGATCACCGAGACCGCTCTTCGTGACGCCCACCAGTCGCTCCTTGCGACGAGAATGAAGACAGATGACATGCTCCCCATAGCGGAGAAGCTCGACGACATAGGCTACTTCTCGCTCGAGGTTTGGGGAGGAGCGACATTCGACACCTGCCTACGTTACCTCGATGAAGATCCCTGGGACAGGCTCCGCGCTCTCAAGGCGAGAGTTAGGAAGACGCCCCTTCAGATGCTCCTCCGGGGGCAGAATCTCGTGGGGTACCATCACTATCCCGACGACGTGGTCGACGCCTTCGTCACCCATGCCGTCAAGTGCGGGATAGACGTCATGCGTATCTTCGATGCCCTCAACGACGTGCGAAACATGGAGAAACCCATGGAGGTCGCGAAACGGGAGGGTGCGCACGTTCAGGCGTGCGTGGTGTACACGCTGAGCCCCGTCCATGATGTCGATCACTACGTCGACACTGCGAGGCGGCTCGAGGAGATGGGGGCGGACTCCATATGCGTCAAGGACATGGCCGGCCTCATTTCGCCGCTCGCGGCGTACGAGTTGGTCAGGCGCTTGAAGGAGACTGTCCGTGTGCCCGTTCAGCTTCACAGCCACTATACGAGTGGCATGGCGTCCATGGCGTACCTCAAGGCAGTCGAAGCCGGCGTGGACTGTCTGGACACGGCCATCTCCGCCCTGGCCCTGGGGCCGAGCCAGCCTCCGACCGAGTCCATCGTCGCCGCGCTGCAGGGAACAGCGTACGACACGTCGCTCGACCTGGCGGCGCTTGCCGAGGTCAACGCGCACTTCGTCCGAGTCAGGCCCAATTACCAGAAAACTGCCGCTCCCATCACGGTGAACGCGGAGGCCCTGAGGTGGCAGATCCCCGGCGGCATGCTCTCCAACCTCCGAGCTCAGCTCGCGAACCAGGGGATGCTGGACAGGCTCGATGAGGTCTTGGCCGAGGTACCGAGGGTGCGAGAGGAGTTGGGGTACCCACCTTTGGTGACACCGATGAGCCAGATAGTGGGCACGCAAGCCGTGTTGAACGTGGCCACGGGCAAGCGCTACAGCGTCAAGTCCCGCGAGATCAAGGACTACGTGCGTGG contains:
- a CDS encoding biotin/lipoyl-binding protein, translating into MRKFKVVVNGREYSVEVIEESEAQAPAPAAAAGAEAAAARTASAAPEQARAGGGPGASRTPSAGAPVSSAEAQAPARRQDAQAAQAGTVRGVEAPLAGTILAVRVREGDRVKVGDVLVTLEALKLENEIASPYSGVVRSVPVKPGDSVRAGTVLATVEESAPHSN
- a CDS encoding pyruvate carboxylase subunit B, producing MDVSVDVPSVTSNSRRATATRVRITETALRDAHQSLLATRMKTDDMLPIAEKLDDIGYFSLEVWGGATFDTCLRYLDEDPWDRLRALKARVRKTPLQMLLRGQNLVGYHHYPDDVVDAFVTHAVKCGIDVMRIFDALNDVRNMEKPMEVAKREGAHVQACVVYTLSPVHDVDHYVDTARRLEEMGADSICVKDMAGLISPLAAYELVRRLKETVRVPVQLHSHYTSGMASMAYLKAVEAGVDCLDTAISALALGPSQPPTESIVAALQGTAYDTSLDLAALAEVNAHFVRVRPNYQKTAAPITVNAEALRWQIPGGMLSNLRAQLANQGMLDRLDEVLAEVPRVREELGYPPLVTPMSQIVGTQAVLNVATGKRYSVKSREIKDYVRGLYGRPPAPIPEDVRRMVIGEEDLVTVRPADLLEPELEKARQAVKDYIQKDEDVLTYVMFPEVALEFFRRRAEKAGTGA
- the gmk gene encoding guanylate kinase, which codes for MLFIISAPSAAGKTTIVRELIRRVPGLARLTTATTRAPRDDEEDGKDYTFLSEQAFVRMIHSGELVEWKKTYGNYYGVPKAAVEEAIRSSSDFVIILDVYGREEFRRRWPSCVSIFIAPSDVRDLRERLAGRTDCPQEELEARASRIDEELAFAPSYDHIVVNESVDQAVAEIAEIIARYRATLGPEPRPPHSEGDPR